DNA from Lagenorhynchus albirostris chromosome 3, mLagAlb1.1, whole genome shotgun sequence:
gagaggccacaacagtgagaggcctgcatactgcaaaaaaaataataataataaaataaaaataaataaagaagaaaggttAATATCTATTCaggttaatatttattcattcttagCAGCACTGGGTCCATCCTTGATTTCAGTTGAGCGAGGTTGTTTCGTGATAACAGGTATTGTGCTGTCACTCTGGGAAAGCCAGTGGGGAGCTGAGAGTGATTTCACGGGTCACTGGCAGCTCGAGCCTGTAGTCAGTAGTCAGAACGAGTGGACTGCACGTTGGTCTTTCTGATCTCTACATAACATGCAGAACAGGTCTGTATAATGGGCCGTTTGTTTCGTGGATGGTCAGTTTTTTCTCTCCCCGCCGGTTCAGAGTGTTTAGGATATGTCGGTGCAAAGGACATCGTGCTGAAAATACGGCGGCCACGCTCTTTCGCGTTTTTGAAGAAACAGCTCCAATTGCAATTCGTTTCACTATGACCCTGGCTAAATCTAACTGACAGGTGCTGCAAAGTGTTTAGCTGGACGACAAACCCAACTGAGATCAAAggactcccctcccccgcccctgctCCAACAGTTTAGAGCAGTTAAGCTGCTTTGGGCACCTGACAGCCAGCATCGTCCCCTGGCGGGGGTGTGCTCTGTAAAGGAGAGCAGAAAGCAAAGTGGTGTGAATGACTCAAAAAGTGTCAGCTGCTGGTTGGAACGTGTGAGTCACAGAGCGGGAAGGTCCCTCCCATTTGCTTCTGGCTTGTTAACCCCCGGACACGATCATATTAGTCAGTGCTTAAATCAGAAAGTCAGAAAGCTACATGATTTTTGCGATGAGTTCAGGAGGTGGGCTGAGGTCCATGGTGAGGGGACAACACTGCTTCTGGAGGAGCCCACACTCTAGTTTCtgttgcttgtttcatttttaagttgGAAGTTGAGGAGAAGGATGCACTGTTGCTTGGCCAGCAGCCTCCAGTGTCTGGGTGCCATTCAAGGAGGGTAACTGGGTCCCCGCCTGCACTCTGTCTGTCTTGGTCGGCGTGCGATGGGGGGTACGGAGCTCCCGCCGTGGGAGGAGTTACTGGTGGGCGTGCACAGCACTGGCAGGACCCGGATGGAGGCCCAGGGGACGTCGCTacggcaggggaggggtggggtctcCACGCTGCTGTGCTGGGGGCCTCCGCTCCCTCGGCCTCCCAGTCTGCAGGGCAAGGGGGGCTGCATCTCGGGAGCACCTTGCGTCCTATGGCTGCCCGCCCACCGGAGGAGGCCTCACCTCCTCTGCCATGTGTCCAGTCTCACCCATTGTGCTTCCTGATAGCAGCCGGGGACGGAGCCTCAGGGGTCCTGGCTTCTCCGTGGTGCAGAGGCCTCCCTGCGAGGAGCTAGTGGTGCCCAGTTAGCAGCAGAAGTCGCAGTGCAGTGTCCACCAGGCGTCACACCTGCAGCCCTGACAGCGGGGCTTCCGGGGGACATGTATGGGGTGGGGATGACGGCGGGATTTCCGAGCCAGTCCTCGGCGTGTAAGGTTGGAGGCTGGGTCCCCAGGCCCTCCATCCAGGCTCAGGTGAGAGCTTCTGCAGACTGCCCACCCTCCCGGGGTGTGTTAGCCGTCACGATTAGGGCCAGGATGGAAATGGCAACCAAGAGGCAGGCTGGCGGGTTAGGGGTCAGGGAGAAGGTAAGCAGGAGAGGAAGCCATCTCCCACCTTGGTCCTGAAATCTGAGCCTCTAGGAAGTGGCTCTCAacaggggtgattttgcccccataGGGGATATTTGGCAACGTCTGGACACATTTTCGGTTGTCAtacctgggagggaggaggggtatggtagctactggcatctagtgggtagagcccAGTGCTAATCGTCCCACACTGCACAGAACAgccctacaacaaagaataatCCGGCCCCAGgtgtcagtagtgccaaggttgacACCCTGCTCTAAGGGACTAAAGAGTCGAGGGGGGGAGGGTGGCGTGTCATTTCACTCGAGGACTTAATAGATGTGGCCAGAGGGCTTCGGGCAGCATGGGCATTTGACCCCAGAGCTCTTTATGTGGCACAAGAGTCGTTTGAGGATCTTTCTCTGGGTGAGCCAGGAGCATCCTGGGAACACTGCTTGTTACGTGATGTTCTCCTTATTCACCGCTATCCAAGCGTGCGTGGGCTTTTTGAAAACCCTCTGGGAGTGAGCAGAAAATCAGGCCCTTTTTTGGAAGTGCGAGACGATAAAGGGGAGAAATCTATATTCTGAAATGAATATTCTTACCTGCTCGGGTTTATGGATAAGGGTCTGGGTAGCAATACTCCCTGGgttccctgcctctgtgtgtgtgtgtgtgtgtgtgtgtgtgtgtgtgtgtgtgtgtgtgtgtgtgtgtgtgtgtgtgtgtgtgtgtgtgagagagagagagagagagagagagagagagagagagagagagagagagagagagagagagagcctctGAGCGGTGATAGGGTGGCAGTGTGCACTGGCATATCCTGTTGTTATGATGATGAGGTACAGACTTTCTCCTCCCTGAGGCTCTGGAGTTCTGGGAAATGGCTCTGAGGTTCATCTTCTGTTTTGCATCGGCGTCTCCTGCTGGGCGCCGACAGCATGCAGGGCCTCCCCACTGACCAGCCAGCGTCTGCGTCAGGCCAGCTCGGGTTTGCCCACGCCACCCCCGCAGTGTCCCTGCTCCCCACATTCCCTCCTCAACAGGTTGATGGGACAGCTGGACTTGCAAGTGGCTTGGCAGGAGGGAATAATGAACCAGAGGCAGCAACGGCATGGCTGGGGCAGGGCCCTCTGTCTTCTCGTTTCCTGGACTCCTGGGAATTATTTTTTGCGGCCTGAGAGGCAAACACACCCCCCAGAGCGGTGCACCAGGCCACGTTTCCCTCCGTCTGTGTAGGAAGGCCGCTGGAATGCCCGCTCTTTGTGGAGTGTGCTCCATACATGTGTGCATTTCTCTTTGCAGGGCACGTCACCATCACCAACTACTTGTTGAACTATTTCCCCGGTCTTGACCTTGAAAGGAGGAACGTGTTTGGCTTCACGGCCCTGATGAAAGCCGCCATGCAGGGCCGAACGGAGTGCATCCGAGCCCTGATGCTAGCAGGTACGTCCCCACCTGTCCCATGCAGTCCCAGGGTCCCGGGAAATGCTGAGTTGGCTCTTTTAAAGATACGTGTTGAAGGAATGAAACCCCCCCAGAGAAACCAAGCCTAGTGGATGCAGCAAAGAAACGTTTCTTTGTTGAGATGTATGGCTGTCATCATCGGAGTTGAAACTAAAACAAAAGCTCCGGCCCGCTCGCGGCGCGCATGCTCCGTGCGGGGCTGCTCCAGCTACACGGGGTAATGAGCGCGGGGCGGAGGGGGCTGGCCGAGCCGCGCTTGCTGGGGCCCGGGGCTTGGCGGCGGCCCTGGGGCGCTGTGCGCGGCTGCGGAAGGGGCGGCGGCGAAGGTGGTGGTGGCCAGCACTGTGCGCGCCAGTGTGGCTCTCTCGCCCGACGCGCGCGCCCGGTCTGTCCCCAGGGCCCTCTGGAGGTGACTCGGGTGGGCCGGGCCGGGCAGGGCGGCGTTGCCGGTTGGGAGGGCGGAGATGAGGCGATGAGGAGACAAGCCGCCGCCGCTCTCTGCCTGCCGCCGCCGTAGCGGAAGTTCGAGCAGGAGAGAGGCCAGCTGTACCCCTGCCGGGTTGCGAACCCAGAGGAGAAGGAGCCGCCCGAGAAGCAGGCCAGCGCCGCGGGGAAAGGAGGCCGCCCGGGTTCACGGGCTGCAGCGCTTCCTCTGCGGACGCCGCACTAGGCGACGCCGCAGAGCCGAGGAAGCCGCCCCCggagcccccgcccgcccgcccgcccgccggcgCCGTCTCCGCGCCAACTCGGCCGTAGCCGCGGCCCGggcaggaggcggcggcggccggcGAGGCGAGGCGGCCCACGCCCTGCCTGTCAGGCCACCGGCCCGGCCCGTTTCGGCCCGCGGGCCGCCCCCGCTACGGAGGCGCTGCCGCCGGGGCCATGCCGCAGGCGCCGCAGCCGTACGAGTTCGTCAGCGAGGAGAACAGTCCGAAATGGCGGGGACTGTTGGTCTCGGCCCTGCGGAAGGTTCAGGAGCAAGTACATCCCAATCTCTCAGCTAATGAAGAGTCTCTCTATTATATTGAAGAGCTGATTTTTCAGCTGGTTAATAAATCATGCATGGCCCAACCAAGGACTGTTGAAGATGTGGAGGAACGAGTTCAAAAGACCTTCCCTCATCCAATGGATAAATGGGCTATTGCCGATGCATAGTCTGCCATAGAGAAACGAAAACGAAGAAATCCTCTTACTGCCTGTGGACAAAATCCATCCTTCATTGAAGGAAGTTTTAGGGTACGAAGTGGACTACCATGTGTCCCTGTATATTGTGGCTGTACTAGAGTATATCTCAGCTGATATTTTGAAATTGGCTGataattatgtatttaatatCCGACATTATGAAATATCCCAACAGGACATTAAAGTGTCAATGTGTGCAgataagggtttttttgtttgtttttttttggcggtacgcaggcctctcagtgttgtggcctctaccgttgcggagcacaggctctggacgcgcaggctcagccgccatggctcacgggccgagccgctatacggcatgtgggatcctccctgaccggggcacgaacccgtgtcccctgcatcagcaggcggactctcaaccactgcgccaccagggaagccctgcaggtaAGGTTTTGATGGACATGTTTGATCAGGATGACATAGGCTTGGTTTCTCTTTGTGAAGATGAACCTAGTTCTTCAGGTGAATTAAACTACTATGACCTTGTCAGAACTGAAATTGGCAGAAGAAAGACAGTATCTACGGGAACTAAATATGATCATAAAAGTGTTTTGAGAAGCTTTTATTTCTGACAGAAAGCTGTCTAAACTTTCTGATATTGAAAAGATTTTCAGTAACATTTTAGCTATACATGAATTGACTGTGAAACTTTTAGGTTTAATTGAAGACACAGTTGAAATGACTGATGAAAGCAGCCCTCATCCCTTAGCTGGAAGCTGTTTTGAAGATCTGGCAGAGGAACAAGCATTTGATCCTTATGAAACATTATCACAGGATATTCTTTCACCAAAATTTAATGAACATTTCAGTAAGTTGATGGCCAGACCTGCAGTGGCTCTACACTTCCAGTCCATTGCTGATGGTTTTAAAGAGTTCGTTATGTCCTTCCACGCCTTATGCTGGTGCCAGTATATCATTGTTGGCACTATTTTGAATTATGAAAGCAATTGAAAGTATGTAGTGAAGAGCATGAAGACAGAGAATGTTTGAACCAAGCTGTTACTGCTCTCATGAATCTCCAAGGTAGTGTAGACCGAATTTACAAGCAGTATTCACCTAGACGCTGACCTGGGGATCCTGTTTGCCCTTTTTATAATCGTCAATTAAGAAGCAAGCACCTGGctattaaagaaatgaatgaaattcagaaaaacaTAGATGGATGGGAAGGCAAAGATATTGGACAGTGTTGTAATGAATTTATTATGGAAGGCCCATCGACAAGAATTGGTGCTAAACATGAACGGCATACTTTTCTCTTTGATGGCTTAATGATTAGCCACAAACCCAGTCACAGCCAGTCACACCTTCCAGGATACAGTAGTACAGAatacagattaaaagaaaaatttgtcatgaggaaaatacaaatattatgaTAAAGAAGATACTTGTGAGTGCAAACATGCTTTTGAATTAGTATCCAAAGATGAAAACAGCATATTTGCTGCTAAGTTtgctgaagagaaaaataattggaTGGCAGCACTTATTTCTCTTCATTATCATAGTACTCTACATCGAATGCTAgattcagtattattattattttttttttgcggtacgcgggcctctcactgctgtggcctctcccgttgcagagcacaggctccggacgcgcaggctcagcagccatggcccacgggcccagctgctctgtggcatgtgggatcttcccagaccggggcacgaacccgtgtcccctgcatcggcgggaggactctcaaccactgcgccaccagggaagccctagattcaGTATtattgaaggaagaaaatgagcaaCCACTTAGATTACCGAGTCCTGAAGTGTATTGTTTTGTGGTAAAAGACTCTGAGGAAAACATTGTTTTTGAAGACAACTTGCAAAGTAGAAGTGGACTCCCCATTATTAAAGGAGGAACTGTGGTGAAACTAATTGAAAGGTTAACACATCACATGTATGCAGATCCCAATTTTGTTCGCACTTTTCTTACTATGTATCATTCATTTTGTAAACCACAGGAATTGCTAAGCTTACTGATTGAACGATTTGAAATTCCAGAGCCAGAACCTAGTGAAGCAGATAAATTGGCAGTAGAGAAAGGTGAGCAGCCAATCAGTGCAGACCTTAAAAGGTTTCGCAAGGAATACGTCCAGCCAGTACAACTTAGGATCTTAAATGTGTTTCGGCACAGGGTTGAACACCATTTTTATGACTTTGAAAGAGACTTGGAGTTGCTTGAAAGACTAGAATCCTTCATTTCAAGTGTAAGAGGGAAAGCTATGAAGAAATGGGTAGAGTCAGTTGCTAAGATCATCAAGAGGAAGAAACAAGCTCAGGCAAATGGAATAAGCCATAATATTACCTTTGGAATTCCACCTCCACCAATTGAATGGCATATCAGCAGACCAGGACAGTTTGAAACATTTGATCTCATGACACTTCATCCAATACAAATTGCACATCAGCTGATACTTCTGGAATCTGATCTCTACAGGAAAGTTCAACCTTCTGAACTTGTAGGGAGTGTATGGaccaaagaagataaagaaataaattctccaaatttattaaaaatgattcaCCACACCACAAATCTCACTCTCTGGTTTGAAAAGTACATTGTGGAAGCAGAAAATTTTGAGGAACGGGTGGCAGTACTAAGTAGAATTATAGAAATTCTGCAAGCTTTTCAagatttgaataatttcagtggtgTATTAGAGATCGTCAGTGCAATAAATTCAGTATCAGTCTGTAGACTAGATCATACctttgaggaagaaaaaggaaaattttggaTGAAGCTGTGGAATTAAGTcaagatcattttaaaaaatatctagtgAAACTTAAGTCAATCAGTCCACCTTGTGTGTCTTTTTTTggaatatatttaacaaatattctgAAGACTGAAGAAgggaataatgattttttaaaaaagaaagggaaagatttAATCAATTTCAGTAAGAGGAAAAAAGTAGCTGAAATTACTGGAGAAATTCAGCAATATCAGAATCAGCCTTACTGTTTACGGATAGAACCAGAAATGAGGAGGTTCTTTGAAAACCTTAACCCCATGGGAAATGCTTCTGAAAACGAGTTTACAGATTATTTGTTCAACAAGTCACTAGAAATTGAACCCCGAAACTGCAAACAGCCACCTTGATTTCCTAGGAGATCAACTTTCTCTTTAAAATCTCCTGGAATAAGGACTACTACAGGCCGACATGGCTCTACCTCAGGTACTTTACGAGGTCATCCAACACCATTAGAAAGAGAACCACGTAAAATAAGCTTTAGTCGGATTGCTGAAACAGAGCTTGAATCAACAGTGTCAGCACCAACCTCTCCGAATACACCATCTACTCCACCAGTATCTGCTTCTTCACACCTTAGTGTGTTCTTAGATGTGGATCTCAACAGTTCCTGTGGAAGCAATAGCATCTTTGCTCCAGTCCTCTTGCCTCATTCAAAGTCTTTCTTTAGTTCGTGTGGTAGTTTACATAAACTAAGTGAAGGGCCACTGAttcctcctccacttcctcctcgAAAAAAATTTGATCATGATGCTTCAAATTCCAAGGGGACTATGAAATCTGATGATGACCCCCCTGCTCTTCTGCCAAGACAGCCTCCTCCTCCAAAGGTAAAACCCAGAGTTCCTGCTCCTTCTGGTGCATTTGATGGGCCTCTGCATAGTCCACCACCGCCGCCGCCGAGAGATCCTCTTCCCGATACCCCTCCACCAGTTCCCCTTTGGCCTCCAGAACGCTTCATAAACTGTCCATTTACTCTTCAGCCACCTGCACTGGGACATCTTCATAGAGACCCAGACTGGTTCAGAGACGTTAGTACATGTCCCAATTCTCCAAACACTCCTCCTAGCACACCCTCTCCAAGGGTACCACATCGATGCTATGTTCTCAGTTCTAGTTAAAATAATCTTGCTCATCCTCAAGCGCCCCCTGTTCCACCAAGGCAGAATTCAAGCCCTCACCTGCCAAAACTGCCACCAAAGACTTACAAACGGGAGCTTTCGCACCCCCCATTGTGTAGACTGCCTTTGCTAGAAAATGCAGAAACTCCTCAATGACCCTAGCCATATGTAGTCATTGACACTGGAATGGtatttgtacagtttttttttaaatttattcaaaaaaggCCTAGTAttttagtacttttaaaaaataatgttcttaCAAAAATGCTACTGATCAAATAAGCTTTTAaagattggaaaaataaaaatgcagaagtCCTTTACCATTATCCTCAGGTGATCAGTAGCATTGCCTTGTCTTGGATCCTCAGTGCTGCCCAAAGGCCAgtataaagaatttatatttgCACTGTAGACGCTGCTAAAATATGGTTTAAAGTGACATTGATGGCACTGAAAGTGGATAGTGCATTTGTGGAATTTTTCAAATTTGAGTGACAGATGACTTTTTAAGGCAGTGAATTTATACACATATAGGGGGTGTGTGGTGATACTGAGTTTTAAGCCTCTTTGACCATCTTCTAGTTTTTACGTCTAGTTTTTACATTTCGGAAGATCGTGAATAACACCCAGTGCTCTTAAACTCTTTAATGCCATGTCTTAAAAGCCAGAATTTGCTGCTGAAgacaaaagtgaaaaatagaacaaaaataatagaatGCACTGTGTTTATTGTTTTGTCGAAATGTAAACAGACTACCTAACCCAATCATAGAGGAGAAAAGGGCATATATCTTATACAGATGTGCCTTTTTGCAGACTATGGTGTCTTTAGCTAACGAGTTGCCTATTGTTTTGGAAAACAAAGTTAATATGCCATACATGTACAGTTTTGTTTATATTGTACATTTAAAGATAATGCTAATAACCTATATAAATTTATGTGACTCAAGGCCTGTAATACGGTCTGCTACTTTACTAATTCATAAAGCTGGAGGATAAGTTTCTTATGGCATAGGAACCAACTGCATTGCCTTCAAAACCAAGTAACTTTCTCTATAAATCTTGCAttaactaaaaatttttaaagtatttttttaggtTGGTAATATTTAAACCAGCAGACACTTAAAgctttattaaactttttaatcAGAGACGtgattaaaacttttatttgccatttgtactCCTTCATTCTAAGTGATGAAAAAGCGTGTTTTCCTCTCAGTGCCGTAGCAGCAGTTGTAAAGTAGCCCAAAGCCACATTGTTTATTTACTGGTCTGTGGCCTTTTACTGTGCTTTGTATCAGAGTTCCTAACAAGATTAATAAATCACCccagtcttaatttttaaaagaaaaaaaaaaaa
Protein-coding regions in this window:
- the LOC132517972 gene encoding LOW QUALITY PROTEIN: son of sevenless homolog 2-like (The sequence of the model RefSeq protein was modified relative to this genomic sequence to represent the inferred CDS: deleted 1 base in 1 codon; substituted 1 base at 1 genomic stop codon), with product MNLQGSVDRIYKQYSPRRXPGDPVCPFYNRQLRSKHLAIKEMNEIQKNIDGWEGKDIGQCCNEFIMEGPSTRIGAKHERHTFLFDGLMISHKPSHSQSHLPGYSSTEYRLKEKFVMRKIQILDKEDTCECKHAFELVSKDENSIFAAKFAEEKNNWMAALISLHYHSTLHRMEALDSVLLKEENEQPLRLPSPEVYCFVVKDSEENIVFEDNLQSRSGLPIIKGGTVVKLIERLTHHMYADPNFVRTFLTMYHSFCKPQELLSLLIERFEIPEPEPSEADKLAVEKGEQPISADLKRFRKEYVQPVQLRILNVFRHRVEHHFYDFERDLELLERLESFISSVRGKAMKKWVESVAKIIKRKKQAQANGISHNITFGIPPPPIEWHISRPGQFETFDLMTLHPIQIAHQLILLESDLYRKVQPSELVGSVWTKEDKEINSPNLLKMIHHTTNLTLWFEKYIVEAENFEERVAVLSRIIEILQAFQDLNNFSGVLEIVSAINSVSVCRLDHTFEEEKGKFWMKLWN